In Pedobacter heparinus DSM 2366, the following are encoded in one genomic region:
- a CDS encoding sulfatase family protein produces MKMYKSKGWLIAMLILAGFGDAGAQTSKVAASRPNIIIIMTDQQTADAMSNAGNKDLHTPAMDVLAANGTRFTRAYCAQPLCTPSRSAIFSGKMPHETGFTGNTPEKDGQWPDSVLMMGKIFKAGGYKTGYVGKWHLPVPVTKVAQHGFETIENTGMGDYTDAVTPSQCANFIKKNKDNPFLLVASFLNPHDICEWARGDNLKMDVLDAAPDTAFCPKLPANWPIPAFEPAIVREQQKVNPRTYPSVGWNESQWRKYRWAYNRLVEKVDNYMAMVLGSLKKYGIEDNTIIIFTSDHGDGYAAHEWNQKQILYEEAARIPFIISKIGQWKARTDDQLVCNGIDIIPTICGFAGIAKPVGLKGLDLSKRIANPSVKLRDTLVIETDFADNELLLGIKGRAVITKDFKYIVYDKGEIREQLFDLEKDAGEMDNLAVKPAYKKKLNEMRAYLKLWCKQHQDSFYALKK; encoded by the coding sequence ATGAAGATGTACAAATCGAAAGGCTGGTTGATAGCCATGCTTATACTTGCAGGTTTTGGAGATGCAGGGGCGCAAACCTCAAAAGTAGCAGCTTCCAGGCCTAACATCATTATCATCATGACAGATCAGCAAACAGCTGATGCCATGAGCAATGCTGGTAATAAGGACCTGCATACACCTGCAATGGATGTTTTGGCTGCAAACGGTACCCGTTTTACACGTGCCTATTGTGCCCAGCCGCTCTGTACACCTTCACGCTCCGCGATATTTAGCGGAAAAATGCCACATGAAACCGGCTTTACGGGGAATACACCGGAAAAGGACGGACAGTGGCCCGATTCTGTGCTGATGATGGGCAAAATATTTAAGGCAGGAGGCTATAAAACCGGCTACGTCGGAAAATGGCACCTGCCTGTTCCTGTTACTAAAGTAGCACAACATGGATTTGAGACTATTGAGAATACAGGTATGGGCGATTATACCGATGCAGTTACCCCATCGCAATGCGCCAACTTCATTAAAAAGAATAAAGACAACCCATTTTTACTGGTAGCATCCTTTTTGAACCCACACGATATTTGTGAATGGGCAAGGGGTGATAATTTGAAAATGGATGTTCTGGATGCAGCGCCGGATACAGCATTTTGTCCGAAATTACCTGCCAACTGGCCAATTCCGGCTTTTGAGCCTGCCATTGTAAGGGAACAGCAAAAGGTGAACCCGCGTACTTATCCTTCGGTAGGCTGGAACGAAAGCCAGTGGCGCAAATACCGCTGGGCCTATAACCGCCTGGTAGAGAAGGTAGACAATTATATGGCCATGGTATTGGGTTCGTTAAAAAAATATGGTATAGAAGACAATACCATCATCATCTTTACCAGCGATCATGGTGATGGTTATGCGGCACATGAGTGGAACCAGAAGCAGATTTTGTATGAGGAGGCTGCCAGGATACCTTTTATCATCTCGAAGATCGGACAATGGAAAGCCAGAACCGATGATCAGCTGGTTTGCAATGGCATCGATATTATCCCCACCATATGTGGCTTTGCCGGAATTGCTAAACCTGTTGGTTTAAAAGGCCTGGATTTAAGTAAACGTATTGCCAACCCTTCGGTTAAACTACGGGATACTTTAGTGATAGAAACCGATTTTGCTGATAACGAACTGTTGCTGGGTATTAAGGGCAGGGCAGTGATTACCAAAGATTTTAAATACATTGTTTATGACAAGGGGGAGATCCGGGAACAATTGTTTGACCTGGAAAAAGACGCAGGAGAAATGGATAACCTGGCTGTTAAACCCGCCTATAAAAAGAAATTGAATGAAATGCGCGCTTACCTGAAACTATGGTGTAAACAGCACCAGGATTCGTTTTATGCATTAAAAAAATAA